Genomic DNA from Nonomuraea rubra:
GTGCCGTCGTCGGCCTCCACCTCCGTCAGCTCGGGTGCCAGCTCCCGGAACCACCCCTTCAGCACGGCCTTGGGCGCCGTCCCCCCGAACAGCCACGTGTCGAACATCCGCGGCGTGGCCGGCCCGTGCGCGCCCAGGAACGCCCGCACCAGGCGCACCCCCGCCTCCTCCTGCGGCGGCAGCGAGGCGGGCCAGCCCGCGATCCAGGACCGGGGCGTGGTGAACGTCACCTTGCCCGCGCGCGGCGGCCCGTAGCACAGCTCGCCCAGCCGGCTCAGCGGCTTGAGCAGCGCGCCCCAGCCGGAGGCCAGGGCCTCCCGCAGGTGCGTGTCGCCCGTCCGCGCCACCACGGCGTCGACCAGCTCCTCCCTGGTCAGGCACCGCTCGCCGAGCGCGGCCGGCACGGCGTCGATGACGGCCGCGATCTCCCCGGCGGTGACGCCCTGGCCGCGCAGCCACGCGCCCTTCTCCCAGAAACGCAGCGTGCTCAGCGCCGAGCAGTAGTCGGCGAGCTGGTCCGACGGCACCAGGTGCAGGGTGCCGCCCCGCATGAGCCACGTCTTGACGAGCGTGCGCTCGCTCCACAGCGCCCGGTCGATCTCCCCGGGATCGGGCCGGGCGCTCCTGACCGCCACCGCGAGCCGGGCCGAGGAGGCGACCTGCGCCTGCACCCCGCACAGCCGCCGCGCGACCGCCACCGCGCCGGCGCCGTCGGCCGCGCTCACGAACTGCCGGCTCAGCCGCCAGGCCAGGATCTGGGACCACGTCACTTTCACCCGGCAAGTTCTACACCCGATCGCGGACAGGTTCAGTCCGTGAAGCCGATGTCCTGGTAGCGCAGGTCGTCGAAGCCGCGGGCCCCGATGTTCGCCAGCTCCTGCCGTACGGCCACCATCTGGGGTCGCTGGTAGAGCGGCAGCACGTTCACCTCCTGCCAGATGAGGCGGTCGGCCGCCTGCGTGGCTGCCCGGGCGCGTACGGGGTCGAGGCTCTGCGCGGCCCTGTTCATGGCCTCGTCGATGGCCGGCGACCCGGTGCGGCCGAAGTTGGCGTTCCAGTTCTGCCCGTTGGTGGCGTTGGCGTAGATGCCGTAGCTGCTGGAGACGGGGAACGGGGTGCCGATGTAGGCGAACGGGGTGAGGTCGAAGTTCCCCGGGATCACGTACTTGGTGAAGAAGTCGTCGCTGGGCACGGCCTTGATCGTGATCTTGACGCCGATCTGGCCGAGCATGCTCTGCACCAGCTCGCCCTCCGCCTTGCTGATCTGCACCCCGGACGGCACCACGAACCGCAGGTCGAGGGGCTTGCCGTCCTTCTGCCTGACCGCGCCGTTCAGCTTCCATCCGGCCGCGTCGAGCAGCTGCTTGGCCCTGGCCGGGTTGTAGACGCCCAGCGCTCCCGCGTTGTCCTGGTAACCCTCCTGGGTGTTCATGAAGAAGTGGTTGTTGAGCAGCGCGATCGGCCAGTCCAGCCCCTGGAGGTCCGACTGGGCGATGGCCTGGCGGTTGATGCCGAGCTGGATGGCCTGCCGGACGTTGCGGTCCTTGAGCAGCTCGCTGGAGCCGTTGAAGGTGATATGCCGGAAGTCGGGGCCGGCCGCCTGGCGGACCTGCGCGCCCGCCGTGGTCTTGGCGCGCGCGTAGTCCGGCGCGGACGTGCCGACGTCGATGACGTCGAGCTCGCCGTTGTTGAACGCCCCGATCAGCGAGTCCTGCTCCGACGCCCGATAGATGATCTTGTCCAGCTTGGCCCGCTCGCCCCACCACGCGGCGTCCCGCACGATCGTGATCGTCTTGGCCGTCTGGTCGAACCCGCCGAACTTGAACGGCCCCGCCGTCACCGGGATCCTGTTCACCCACGCGTTGTTGAACGCCTGCGCGCTGCTGTTGGTGGCGGCCGGCAGCAGCGGCCCGAACAGCGCCTGCCAGTCACCGAACGGCTTGCGGAACGTCACCACCACCTCGTGGTCGTCCTTGCCCCTGGCCACCTTCTCGATGTCCTGGTAGCCGGTCGAGGAGACGATGTGGAAGGCAGGGTCACGCCCGCTGAGCGCCTGCCACTGCGCCTGGTAGTCGGCCCACGTGATCGGCTTCCCGTCGGACCACCTGGCCTTCGGGTTCAGCGTGTACGTCACGACCTGCTTCGGCCGCTGCTCGGTCACCTTGGCGTCGAGCACGTAGTCGGGGTCCACCGAGATCTCGGCCTTCTCGTTGGACGTGAACGGCGACGGCAGCAGCGCGTTGCTGATCACGGCCGCCATCGCCAGGTTGCCGTCGACGTGGTTGCGGTTCCACTGGGTGGGGAACTCGTTGATGCCCCAGCGCAGTGTCCCGCCGTCCTTGACCTTCTCGCGTGGCTGCGGGTTGAGGTCGGAAGCCTTGATCGTCCGCTCGTCCCCGGCGCTGTCCTGGCCTCCCGGGCCGCTTCCCTGGCCTCCGCCGCAGCCCGCGGGCAGCAGCGAAACCGCCACGGCGACGGCCACGACCAGACGTGATGCTTTCATCGCGGGAAATTCCTCCTGGATCGAGCGAGGTCTAGACGACTTCGCGTCTCTCTGCGTAATGGCAGGCCGCACCCTGGTCCTCGCCCACGGGCCGCACCTCGGGCTCGACGCCGACGCAGAGCTCGCGCTCCTGGTCGGTGAGCTCCGTGCGGAACTTGGGGCACCTGGTGCGGAATCGACAGCCCGTCGGAGGGTTGGCCGGGCTGGGCAGGTCGCCTTCGAGCAGGATCCGCTCGCGGGCACGCTCGCGAGCCGGATCGGGCAGCGGGATCGCCGAGAGCAGCGCCTGGGTGTACGGATGGGCCGGACTGTCGTAGACCGCGTCCACCTGGCCGATCTCGGCGATCCTGCCGAGGTACATCACGGCCACCCGGTCGGCGATGTACCGCACCACCGCCAGGTCGTGCGCCACGAACAGGTAGGACAGCCCGAGCCTGGCCCTGAGCGAGCCGAGCAGGTTGATCACGCCGGCCTGGATCGACACGTCGAGCGCGGAGACCGGCTCGTCGAGCACCAGCAGCCGGGGCTCCAGCGCCAGCGCCCTGGCGATGCCGATGCGCTGCCGCTGCCCGCCGGAGAAGTCCTGCGGGTAGCGGGCGGCGTGGGAGGGGTCGAGGCCGACCAGGGCGAGCAACTCGCGCACCCGCCGCCCAGAGTCGCCCCGCCCGTGCGTACGCAGCGGCTCGGCCAGGATGTCGTGCACGGTCATGCGCGGGTCGAGCGAGGCCAGCGGGTCCTGGAAGACGACCTGCATGTCGCGCCGGATCTCCCTGCGCTCGGCCCTGCCCAGCCTGGCGATGTCGTGCCCGAGCACGGTGATGCCGCCCTCCTGGGGCGGGGCGAGCTCCAGGATCTGCGTCAGCGTGGTCGTCTTGCCGCTGCCCGACTCGCCGACCAGCCCCAGCGTCTCGCCCTGCCGGAGGTCGAAGCTGACCCCGGCCACCGCGTGCACGGTGCCCACCCGGCGCTTGAACACCGCGCCCTTGAGCAGGGGGTAGTCCTTGACCAGGTGGTGCACCTCCAGCACGGGGCGCTCGCCGCGCACGCGTAGCCGGGGGCCCTCGGCCGGCGCCTCGTGCCGGCCCGGGCCGCGCGGATGCGCCTCCTCCCACCGGATGCACGCCGCCCGGTGCGCCGGGCCCACCTCGAACAGCGGCGGCTCCGCCTCGTCGCACGCGGCGATCCGCATCGGGCAGCGCGGCGCGAACGGGCAGCCTGGCGGCAGCGCGGCCGGCGAGGGCGGATTGCCCTCGATGGGCGTCAGCGGCTGCCGCCCGCCCCGGTCGACCCGCGGGACGGAGCCGAGCAGCCCCGCGGTGTACGGCATCCGCGAGCGGTAGTAGATGTCGTCCACGCCGCCCACCTCGACGGGCCTCCCGGCGTACATGACGAGCACCCGGTCGGCGAACCCGGCCACCACCCCCAGATCGTGCGTGATCATGATGATGGCCGCGCCGGTCTTGGCCTGCGCCCGCTTGAGCACTTCCAGCACCTGCGCCTGGATGGTCACGTCGAGCGCGGTGGTCGGCTCGTCGCAGATGATCACGTCGGGGTCGTTGGCGATGGCCATCGCGATCACCACGCGCTGCCGCATGCCGCCGGAGAACTCGTGCGGGAAGGCCAGCGCCCGCTCGGCCGGCCGCGGGATGCCCACCAGCTCCAGCAGCTCGATCGCCTTGACCAGGGCCGTCTCCTTGCCGACCCGCTGGTGCACGCGCACGGCCTCGGCGATCTGGTCGCCCACCCGGTAGACCGGGGTGAGCGCGGACAGCGGGTCCTGGAAGACCATCGACATGGATTTGCCGCGCAAGGAGTTCAGGGCCCGCTCGGGCGCGCCGATCAGCTCCCTGCCGCGCAGGCGTACCGAGCCGGTGACGCGCGCCCCCGGGGGCAGCAGGCCCATCACCGCGGCCGAGGTGACCGACTTGCCCGAGCCCGACTCGCCCACGATGCCGAGCACCTCGCCAGGGCGTACGGCATAGCTCACCCCGCGCACGGCCCGCACGTCGCCGAACGACACGTTGAGATCGGTGACCTCCAGCACCGGCTTGTCCATCACGCCCTCCCGGAGGAGGGGTCGAACGCGTCACGCAGCGCGTCGCCGACGAGGTTGACCGCCAGCACGGTGACCACCAGCAGCCCGGCCACGAACCAGAACGTCCACGGCGCGTACACCGCGGTCTTGGAGCCGTCGGCGATGAGCGTGCCGAACGACACGTCGGGCGGCTGGATGCCGAACCCGAAGTACGACAGCGACGTCTCGGTGAGGATCGCGCTGCTGACGTTGAGCGTGGCGTCCACGATGAGCAGCGACGACAGGTTGGGGATCACGTGGCGGAAGATGATCCGCACCGGTGGCACGCCCATGTAGCGGGCCGCCTGGACGAACTCGCGCTCCTTCACCGAGAT
This window encodes:
- a CDS encoding winged helix DNA-binding domain-containing protein, with product MKVTWSQILAWRLSRQFVSAADGAGAVAVARRLCGVQAQVASSARLAVAVRSARPDPGEIDRALWSERTLVKTWLMRGGTLHLVPSDQLADYCSALSTLRFWEKGAWLRGQGVTAGEIAAVIDAVPAALGERCLTREELVDAVVARTGDTHLREALASGWGALLKPLSRLGELCYGPPRAGKVTFTTPRSWIAGWPASLPPQEEAGVRLVRAFLGAHGPATPRMFDTWLFGGTAPKAVLKGWFRELAPELTEVEADDGTTLLALTEHLGSLAATAPSSEVHLLPGFDQYILGAPRDLAPLLPPELKARVSRQAGWISPVVVHEGRVAGVWEAKGGDLAVELAAPVPRAPLDAAVSRMRELLGAFSA
- a CDS encoding ABC transporter family substrate-binding protein; translated protein: MKASRLVVAVAVAVSLLPAGCGGGQGSGPGGQDSAGDERTIKASDLNPQPREKVKDGGTLRWGINEFPTQWNRNHVDGNLAMAAVISNALLPSPFTSNEKAEISVDPDYVLDAKVTEQRPKQVVTYTLNPKARWSDGKPITWADYQAQWQALSGRDPAFHIVSSTGYQDIEKVARGKDDHEVVVTFRKPFGDWQALFGPLLPAATNSSAQAFNNAWVNRIPVTAGPFKFGGFDQTAKTITIVRDAAWWGERAKLDKIIYRASEQDSLIGAFNNGELDVIDVGTSAPDYARAKTTAGAQVRQAAGPDFRHITFNGSSELLKDRNVRQAIQLGINRQAIAQSDLQGLDWPIALLNNHFFMNTQEGYQDNAGALGVYNPARAKQLLDAAGWKLNGAVRQKDGKPLDLRFVVPSGVQISKAEGELVQSMLGQIGVKITIKAVPSDDFFTKYVIPGNFDLTPFAYIGTPFPVSSSYGIYANATNGQNWNANFGRTGSPAIDEAMNRAAQSLDPVRARAATQAADRLIWQEVNVLPLYQRPQMVAVRQELANIGARGFDDLRYQDIGFTD
- a CDS encoding ABC transporter ATP-binding protein; this encodes MDKPVLEVTDLNVSFGDVRAVRGVSYAVRPGEVLGIVGESGSGKSVTSAAVMGLLPPGARVTGSVRLRGRELIGAPERALNSLRGKSMSMVFQDPLSALTPVYRVGDQIAEAVRVHQRVGKETALVKAIELLELVGIPRPAERALAFPHEFSGGMRQRVVIAMAIANDPDVIICDEPTTALDVTIQAQVLEVLKRAQAKTGAAIIMITHDLGVVAGFADRVLVMYAGRPVEVGGVDDIYYRSRMPYTAGLLGSVPRVDRGGRQPLTPIEGNPPSPAALPPGCPFAPRCPMRIAACDEAEPPLFEVGPAHRAACIRWEEAHPRGPGRHEAPAEGPRLRVRGERPVLEVHHLVKDYPLLKGAVFKRRVGTVHAVAGVSFDLRQGETLGLVGESGSGKTTTLTQILELAPPQEGGITVLGHDIARLGRAERREIRRDMQVVFQDPLASLDPRMTVHDILAEPLRTHGRGDSGRRVRELLALVGLDPSHAARYPQDFSGGQRQRIGIARALALEPRLLVLDEPVSALDVSIQAGVINLLGSLRARLGLSYLFVAHDLAVVRYIADRVAVMYLGRIAEIGQVDAVYDSPAHPYTQALLSAIPLPDPARERARERILLEGDLPSPANPPTGCRFRTRCPKFRTELTDQERELCVGVEPEVRPVGEDQGAACHYAERREVV